A single genomic interval of Roseomonas aeriglobus harbors:
- the msrB gene encoding peptide-methionine (R)-S-oxide reductase MsrB, producing MDHVNLSEAEWRRKLTPEQYHVLREAGTERAFAGKYDGNKADGIYRCAGCANPLFDSDDKYDSGSGWPSFTQPISPEAVTEHGDTSHGMRRIEVRCAACDGHQGHVFPDGPPPTGLRYCINSVSLDFRPREG from the coding sequence ATGGATCACGTCAACCTGTCCGAAGCCGAATGGCGCCGCAAGCTTACGCCCGAGCAATATCACGTCCTGCGCGAAGCCGGTACCGAACGCGCCTTTGCGGGCAAGTACGACGGTAACAAGGCCGATGGTATCTATCGCTGCGCCGGCTGTGCCAATCCGTTGTTCGACAGTGACGACAAATATGACTCCGGCTCCGGCTGGCCAAGCTTTACCCAGCCGATCTCGCCGGAGGCGGTGACCGAGCATGGCGACACCAGCCATGGCATGCGCCGGATCGAGGTGCGTTGCGCCGCGTGCGACGGGCATCAGGGCCATGTTTTTCCCGACGGTCCGCCGCCGACGGGTCTGCGCTACTGTATCAATTCGGTCAGCCTCGACTTCCGCCCGCGCGAGGGCTGA